One stretch of Clavibacter californiensis DNA includes these proteins:
- a CDS encoding CPBP family intramembrane glutamic endopeptidase, with protein sequence MPDAPALARAPRLPLRRAMRTRLRWEIAIVLGLSLGASAVYSVLRIVDLSTRPEALGSQSATINRSLNDRQAFDLLYQLLDIATALVPVVLVLFLLWQPGRSAFRRIGLDLARPGRDVAAGFGLAALIGVPGLGLYFAGRALGITVDVVPTALDSYWWTVPVLVLVALRAALQEEVIVVGYLFTRLRELGWGHGRLGAWSIILTASVLRGSYHLYQGYGPFLGNVVMGVVFGWCYVRFGRTAPLVVAHLILDVVSFVGYPVALALLPGLFG encoded by the coding sequence GTGCCCGACGCTCCCGCCCTCGCCCGCGCTCCCCGACTGCCGCTGCGGCGCGCCATGCGGACGCGGCTGCGGTGGGAGATCGCGATCGTGCTCGGGCTCTCGCTCGGGGCGAGCGCCGTCTACTCGGTGCTGCGCATCGTCGACCTGTCCACGCGCCCGGAGGCCCTCGGCTCGCAGAGCGCCACCATCAACCGGAGCCTGAACGACCGGCAGGCGTTCGACCTCCTGTACCAACTGCTCGACATCGCGACGGCCCTGGTGCCCGTGGTCCTCGTGCTCTTCCTGCTGTGGCAGCCGGGGAGGAGCGCCTTCCGACGCATCGGGCTCGACCTCGCACGACCGGGGCGCGACGTGGCAGCCGGCTTCGGCCTCGCGGCGCTCATCGGGGTGCCCGGGCTCGGGCTGTACTTCGCCGGCCGCGCTCTCGGGATCACGGTCGATGTCGTGCCGACCGCGCTCGACTCGTACTGGTGGACCGTGCCGGTGCTCGTGCTCGTCGCCCTCCGAGCGGCGCTGCAGGAGGAGGTGATCGTGGTCGGCTACCTCTTCACCCGGCTGCGCGAGCTCGGCTGGGGGCACGGGCGGCTGGGCGCGTGGAGCATCATCCTGACGGCGTCAGTGCTGCGCGGGAGCTACCACCTCTACCAGGGCTACGGGCCGTTCCTCGGCAACGTCGTGATGGGGGTGGTGTTCGGCTGGTGCTACGTGCGCTTCGGCCGCACCGCGCCGCTCGTGGTGGCGCACCTGATCCTCGACGTCGTGAGCTTCGTGGGCTACCCGGTCGCGCTCGCGCTGCTGCCGGGGCTGTTCGGCTGA
- a CDS encoding DUF485 domain-containing protein, which yields MGDAAHPSGDPRPAIDYLGVEDSARFRELKREHRSFVFPLAVAFLVWYFAFVLLSDYAHELMSTPVMGNVNLGILLGLGQFVTTFAITTWYVSRANSRFDPIAAEIRADLEERERAALEGPRESTPPKRRKGGRR from the coding sequence ATGGGCGACGCCGCTCATCCGTCCGGGGACCCCCGGCCGGCCATCGACTACCTGGGGGTCGAGGACTCGGCCCGGTTCCGCGAGCTGAAGCGCGAGCACCGCAGCTTCGTCTTCCCGCTGGCCGTCGCCTTCCTCGTCTGGTACTTCGCGTTCGTCCTGCTCTCGGACTACGCGCACGAGCTCATGTCCACGCCCGTCATGGGGAACGTGAACCTCGGGATCCTGCTGGGGCTCGGGCAGTTCGTGACGACCTTCGCGATCACCACCTGGTACGTGAGCCGGGCGAACTCGCGGTTCGATCCGATCGCCGCGGAGATCCGCGCCGACCTGGAGGAGCGGGAGCGCGCGGCGCTCGAGGGGCCGCGCGAATCCACGCCGCCGAAGCGCCGGAAGGGCGGCCGACGGTGA
- a CDS encoding solute symporter family protein, with protein MATTPTTDTGDPVLNISIFGAFVVITLVIVFRASRNNSTAADYYAAGRSFTGPQNGTAIAGDYLSAASFLGIVGAIAINGYDGFLYSIGFLVAWLVALLLVAELMRNTGKFTMADVLSFRLKQRPVRLAAATTTLAVCFFYLLAQMAGAGGLVSLLLGIDDRLGQSLVIAVVGALMIVYVLVGGMKGTTWVQIIKACLLIAGAAVMTVWVLAIHGFNVSDLLGAAAAAADKPVLEPGNQYGATGITKLDFLSLALALVLGTAGLPHVLMRFYTVPTAKEARRSVVWAIWLIGVFYLFTLVLGYGAGALLGSERILAAPGGVNSAAPLLALELGGPILLGIIAAVAFATILAVVAGLTITAAASFAHDVYGSVIKKGQVSANGEVRVARITVVVIGIVSIIAGIGANGQNVAFLVALAFAVAASANLPTILYSLYWRRFSTRGAVLSMYGGLGTALLLIAFSPVVSGGETSMIPGANFSWFPLSNPGIVSIPVGFLLGWIGTVTSTRKEDPLVAAEMDVRSLTGHGAEKATEH; from the coding sequence ATGGCGACGACGCCCACCACCGACACGGGCGATCCCGTCCTCAACATCTCGATCTTCGGGGCGTTCGTGGTCATCACGCTCGTGATCGTGTTCCGCGCGAGCCGGAACAACTCGACCGCGGCCGACTACTACGCGGCCGGCCGCTCGTTCACCGGCCCGCAGAACGGCACGGCGATCGCGGGCGACTACCTCTCGGCGGCGTCGTTCCTCGGGATCGTGGGCGCCATCGCCATCAACGGGTACGACGGGTTCCTCTACTCGATCGGATTCCTGGTCGCGTGGCTGGTCGCCCTGCTGCTCGTGGCCGAGCTCATGCGCAACACGGGCAAGTTCACGATGGCCGACGTGCTGAGCTTCCGGCTCAAGCAGCGGCCCGTGCGGCTGGCGGCGGCGACCACCACGCTCGCGGTCTGCTTCTTCTACCTGCTCGCGCAGATGGCGGGCGCGGGCGGGCTGGTGTCGCTGCTGCTCGGGATCGACGACCGGCTCGGGCAGTCGCTCGTGATCGCCGTCGTGGGCGCGCTGATGATCGTCTACGTGCTGGTCGGCGGGATGAAGGGCACGACCTGGGTGCAGATCATCAAGGCGTGCCTGCTGATCGCAGGCGCGGCCGTGATGACCGTGTGGGTGCTCGCCATCCACGGGTTCAACGTCTCGGACCTGCTGGGCGCCGCCGCCGCCGCGGCCGACAAGCCCGTGCTCGAGCCCGGCAACCAGTACGGAGCCACGGGGATCACGAAGCTCGACTTCCTGTCGCTCGCGCTCGCGCTGGTGCTCGGCACGGCGGGCCTCCCCCACGTGCTCATGCGCTTCTACACGGTGCCGACCGCGAAGGAGGCGCGTCGCAGCGTCGTCTGGGCGATCTGGCTCATCGGCGTCTTCTACCTCTTCACCCTGGTGCTCGGGTACGGCGCCGGCGCGCTGCTCGGGAGCGAGCGGATCCTCGCGGCACCCGGCGGCGTGAACTCCGCCGCTCCCCTGCTGGCGCTCGAGCTCGGCGGGCCGATCCTGCTCGGGATCATCGCGGCGGTCGCGTTCGCGACGATCCTGGCCGTGGTCGCGGGCCTCACCATCACGGCGGCCGCGTCGTTCGCGCACGACGTGTACGGCAGCGTCATCAAGAAGGGTCAGGTCTCGGCCAACGGCGAGGTGCGGGTCGCGCGGATCACGGTGGTGGTGATCGGCATCGTCTCGATCATCGCGGGCATCGGCGCCAACGGGCAGAACGTCGCGTTCCTCGTGGCCCTCGCGTTCGCAGTGGCCGCGAGCGCGAACCTGCCGACCATCCTGTACTCCCTCTACTGGCGGCGGTTCTCCACCCGGGGCGCGGTGCTCAGCATGTACGGCGGGCTCGGTACGGCGCTCCTGCTCATCGCGTTCTCGCCCGTCGTGTCGGGTGGGGAGACCTCGATGATCCCGGGGGCAAACTTCTCGTGGTTCCCGCTGAGCAACCCGGGCATCGTCTCGATCCCCGTCGGGTTCCTGCTCGGCTGGATCGGGACGGTGACCTCCACGCGCAAGGAGGATCCGCTCGTCGCGGCCGAGATGGACGTGCGGTCGCTCACCGGGCACGGCGCCGAGAAGGCGACGGAGCACTAG